One Tachysurus fulvidraco isolate hzauxx_2018 chromosome 2, HZAU_PFXX_2.0, whole genome shotgun sequence DNA segment encodes these proteins:
- the ptprc gene encoding receptor-type tyrosine-protein phosphatase C isoform X32 produces MAKVPGLMFVLLVLAGLVICQTPVIAQPSDTTQETKTSQTPDIQGAGSPDQDKVSGSPANTSSTKPETNQNTETKVTVPITVSGSPALTSSTQHQTNPTTQTGGAVNTSVSGLPTLTPSTQHQTNVTISDTDEGAGKENPNADIQGAGSPDQDKVSGSPANTSSTKPETNQNTETKDIQGAGSPDQDKVSGSPANTSSTKPETNQNTETKVTVPITVSGSPALTSSTQHQTNPTTQTGGAVNTSVSGLPTLTPSTQHQTNVTTKTGDIQGAGSPDQDKVSGSPANTSSTKPETNQNTETKVTVPITVSGSPALTSSTQHQTNPTTQTGGAVNTSVSGLPTLTPSTQHQTNTTIQKEGAVNTSVSGLPTLTPSTQHQTNVTTKTGVTVPITVSGSPALTSSTQHQTNPTTQTGGAVNTSVSGLPTLTPSTQHQTNTTIQKEDNSTTILHSSTQQQPISSTAMATTVSNTSDLHSTTQQPISSTAMATTDNQTQSTSVPLTSSPTDTTSPTLTNNATTVKPLPCKYNYSFNDEWKVGFNINDVKGIYNITLNNVMLDNTRTIPVQREMKKYQISFTSLKPCQKYAVSFTPSCTPSKEKYSHLETRTLVDSDVSFTLKNDQVCFKTVWNLTFEKECITVTKDNSCSNSKLNFKEDVCNKTYVPFQLPPVKPVFNITNKFPNEFNWINKPKQCPNNLTYSCNDTIVKASELKPFIDYTCKGTYNFGNRPITSNLTKVKIECYIGNVTIVEKTASSIKARWDLSSTNCPNITKDITLEASCTNNTSKKVKMNCSGDYCEIKDLEAFTTYNCTFNAKYNYRKFLTVPKIERTLSTKPELNCNSPELTSHNSYKITCSIISWHGDRGEVKAELFIDGQGKNVKQAILTLTESKYSYEFKDLYYLTHYKVQVTAINGNGNKTEREFVHFDTKYNDKAVLGFLSFLIIVTSIALLFVLYKIYLLKREKSSRNEQEMDDLLPSNALLRVEPINADDLLDAYKKKRADEGRLFMEEFQSIPRIFSNFSVREAKKSENHPKNRYVDILPYDYNRVCLSHGGTDDYINGSFIEGYKETNKYIAAQGPKEETIGDFWTMIWEQKTSIIVMVTRCEEGNKNKCAQYWPSMERETEIFDDLVVKIKGEEKCPDYIIRHLTLMNRKEKSAEREVTHIQFTSWPDHGVPSDPGLLLKLRRRVNSFKNFFSGPIVIHCSAGVGRTGTYICIDAMIESLEAEGRVDIYGYVVKLRRQRCLMVQVEAQYVLIHTALIEYSQFGETEMALSSFHSEVSTLRQKEGSEPSLMELEFQKLPKFKTYRSANTARTEENKNKNRSSIIPYDFNRVPIKVDDEVSHDSDADDEQDYSSDEEDEVPTKYINASYLDGYWMPSSFIVAQGPMEDTVADFLHMLYQKQVQTVFMLSNCTENDKEFCTQYWHDEKKTFEEMVVEVKETENTPTYIRRCLEIQHTKRKDSHTLQQYQFLKWAGQELPDNPLDLVDMMRSVRQSGDNNNKNKNLPILAHCNDGSSRSGIFCALWKLLDSADTEKLVDIFQVAKDMRKARMGMLTSFEQYNFLYAALEVAYPVQNGEVKKPSEAPADTVQVINESTALISPSTGTDTEESTKEGTGSVSPEEGATEASTEPEKSLSESTPNGPTATAEAESV; encoded by the exons ATATCCAAGGAGCTGGCAGTCCAGACCAAGATAAAG TGTCAGGCTCACCCGCAAACACCAGCTCAACTAAAccagaaacaaaccaaaacacgGAGACAAAAG ATATCCAAGGAGCTGGCAGTCCAGACCAAGATAAAG TGTCAGGCTCACCCGCAAACACCAGCTCAACTAAAccagaaacaaaccaaaacacgGAGACAAAAG TTACAGTCCCAATCACAGTGTCAGGCTCACCCGCACTCACCTCCTCAACTCAACACCAAACAAACCCAACCACACAGACAGGAG GTGCAGTAAACACCAGTGTGTCAGGCTTACCCACACTCACCCCCTCAACTCAACACCAAACAAACGTAACCACAAAGACAGGAG ATATCCAAGGAGCTGGCAGTCCAGACCAAGATAAAG TGTCAGGCTCACCCGCAAACACCAGCTCAACTAAAccagaaacaaaccaaaacacgGAGACAAAAG TTACAGTCCCAATCACAGTGTCAGGCTCACCCGCACTCACCTCCTCAACTCAACACCAAACAAACCCAACCACACAGACAGGAG GTGCAGTAAACACCAGTGTGTCAGGCTTACCCACACTCACCCCCTCAACtcaacaccaaacaaacacaaccatACAGAAAGAAG GTGCAGTAAACACCAGTGTGTCAGGCTTACCCACACTCACCCCCTCAACTCAACACCAAACAAACGTAACCACAAAGACAGGAG TTACAGTCCCAATCACAGTGTCAGGCTCACCCGCACTCACCTCCTCAACTCAACACCAAACAAACCCAACCACACAGACAGGAG GTGCAGTAAACACCAGTGTGTCAGGCTTACCCACACTCACCCCCTCAACtcaacaccaaacaaacacaaccatACAGAAAGAAG ACAATAGCACAACAATCTTGCACTCAAGCACGCAACAACAACCAATTTCAAGCACAGCCATGGCTACAACAG TCAGTAACACATCAGACTTGCACTCAACCACGCAACAACCAATTTCAAGCACAGCCATGGCTACAACAG ACAACCAAACCCAAAGCACCTCTGTCCCACTCACATCCTCACCCACGGACACAACCTCACCCACACTCACGAACAACGCAACAACAG tgaAACCCTTACCGT GCAAATACAACTACAGCTTCAACGATGAATGGAAAGTGGGATTTAACATAAATGATGTTAAAGGCATTTACAACATTACGCTGAACAACGTTATGTTGGACAacaccagaacaatcccagtgCAACGTGAAATGAAGAAATACCAAATATCATTTACATCACTAAAGCCTTGCCAAAAATATGCTGTCAGTTTTACTCCCTCCTGTACTCCcagtaaagaaaaatacagtcATCTGGAAACAAGAACATTGG TTGACTCAGATGTAAGTTTCACACTGAAGAATGATCAAGTGTGTTTCAAGACCGTGTGGAATTTGACTTTTGAAAAAGAATGTATAACCGTCACTAAGGATAACTCCTGCAGCAATAGTAAACTGAACTTTAAAGAAGACGTCTGTAATAAAACCTATGTACCTTTCCAACTTCCCCCAG TAAAGCctgtttttaatattacaaaCAAGTTCCCAAATGAATTTAATTGGATTAATAAGCCTAAACAATGCCCAAACAACCTCACATACTCCTGCAATG ACACAATCGTTAAAGCCTCAGAGTTGAAACCTTTTATAGATTATACATGCAAGGGGACATATAATTTCGGAAACAGACCAATCACTAGCAACCTCACGAAAGTTAAGATTGAATGCT ATATTGGTAATGTCACTATTGTCGAAAAAACGGCAAGCAGCATCAAGGCAAGATGGGATTTAAGCAGCACAAACTGCCCAAACATTACCAAGGATATCACTTTGGAAGCGAGCTGCACCAATAACACATCCAAAAAAGTCAAAA tgaACTGTTCTGGGGACTACTGTGAAATTAAGGATTTGGAAGCCTTTACTACATATAACTGCACTTTTAATGCAAAGTACAATTATAGAAAATTCCTCACTGTTCCCAAAATTGAGAGGACCTTATCTACAA AACCCGAATTAAATTGCAATTCACCTGAGCTTACTTCTCATAATTCGTACAAAATTACATGTAGTATTATAAGTTGGCACGGGGACAGGGGAGAAGTCAAAGCAGAGCTCTTCATAGATGGTCAAGGGAAGAACGTAAAGCAGGCAATTTTGACTTTAACTGAAAGCAAATATTCATATGAATTCAAAGACCTCTACTACTTAACACACTATAAAGTGCAG GTCACTGCCATAAATGGTAACGGGAATAAAACTGAGAGGGAGTTTGTGCATTTTGATACTAAAT ACAATGACAAAGCTGTTCTTGGATTCCTGAGCTTTCTCATTATTGTCACGTCTATCGCGCTCCTGTTTGTCCTGTACAAGATCTACCTTTTAAAGAGGGAAAAGTCAAG CAGGAATGAACAGGAAATGGATGACCTTCTTCCATCAA ATGCGCTGCTTAGAGTGGAACCCATAAATGCTGATGACCTGCTCGATGCGTACAAGAAGAAGAGGGCTGATGAAGGACGTCTGTTCATGGAAGAATTTCAG AGCATTCCACGTATTTTCTCCAATTTCTCAGTCAGAGAGgccaaaaaatcagaaaaccaTCCAAAGAATCGCTACGTTGACATTCTTCCCT ATGACTACAATcgcgtctgtctctctcacggAGGAACAGATGACTACATCAACGGCAGTTTCATTGAG ggTTACAAGGAAACCAATAAATACATCGCAGCCCAAG gaCCCAAGGAAGAGACGATAGGAGATTTCTGGACGATGATCTGGGAGCAGAAGACTTCCATTATTGTCATGGTAACCCGTTGTGAAGAAGGAAACAAG AACAAATGTGCTCAGTATTGGCCATCgatggagagagaaacagagatttTTGATGATTTGGTTGTGAAAATCAAGGGAGAGGAAAAATGCCCGGATTACATAATCCGCCACCTGACCCTGATGAAC CGTAAAGAGAAGTCAGCAGAACGTGAAGTGACTCACATCCAGTTCACAAGCTGGCCCGACCATGGCGTCCCATCTGATCCCGGCCTGCTCCTTAAACTTCGCCGCAGGGTCAACTCCTTCAAAAACTTCTTCAGTGGACCGATTGTCATTCACTGCAG TGCCGGAGTTGGACGCACAGGGACCTATATCTGTATCGATGCCATGATTGAGAGTCTGGAGGCAGAAGGACGTGTGGACATTTATGGATATGTGGTCAAACTTCGCCGTCAAAGATGCCTCATGGTCCAAGTGGAG GCCCAGTATGTGCTCATCCACACGGCGCTGATCGAATACAGTCAGTTTGGCGAGACGGAAATGGCGCTCTCGAGTTTCCACTCGGAGGTCAGCACACTCAGACAGAAGGAGGGAAGTGAACCGTCTTTAATGGAGTTGGAGTTTCAG AAACTTCCAAAATTCAAAACCTACAGGTCGGCCAACACGGCACGCACCGAGgagaacaagaacaaaaaccGCTCGTCTATCATTCCAT ACGACTTTAACAGAGTCCCAATTAAAGTGGACGATGAAGTCAGCCATGACAGTGATGCTGACGATGAGCAGGATTATTCCTcagatgaggaagatgaagtCCCCACCAAATACATCAACGCCTCCTATTTGGAT GGATACTGGATGCCGAGTAGCTTCATTGTGGCACAGGGACCCATGGAGGATACGGTTGCTGACTTTCTGCACATGCTGTATCAGAAGCAGGTTCAAACTGTCTTCATGCTCTCGAATTGCACTGAGAATGACAAG GAGTTCTGCACCCAGTATTGGCATGATGAGAAGAAAACATTTGAGGAGATGGTGGTGGAGGTTAAAGAGACTGAAAACACCCCTACATACATCAGACGGTGCCTAGAAATACAGCACACCAAG AGGAAAGACAGCCACACACTGCAGCAGTACCAGTTCCTGAAATGGGCGGGTCAGGAGCTTCCAGACAACCCTCTCGATTTGGTTGACATGATGAGGAGTGTCAGACAGAGcggtgacaacaacaacaaaaacaagaatttGCCCATTCTGGCACACTGCAA TGATGGCTCCTCACGTTCTGGAATATTCTGCGCCTTGTGGAAGCTTCTGGACAGTGCGGACACAGAGAAACTGGTGGACATCTTCCAGGTGGCCAAGGACATGCGCAAGGCTCGCATGGGCATGCTCACCAGCTTT GAGCAGTACAATTTCCTGTATGCTGCCCTGGAGGTTGCGTATCCGGTGCAGAACGGTGAGGTGAAGAAGCCCAGCGAAGCCCCTGCTGACACTGTGCAGGTTATTAACGAATCCACAGCACTGATCAGTCCCAGCACAGGCACCGACACCGAAGAGAGTACCAAGGAAGGTACCGGCTCAGTATCGCCTGAAGAGGGAGCCACTGAGGCCAGCACAGAGCCAGAGAAAAGCCTTAGTGAGAGCACCCCTAACGGTCCGACTGCTACAGCAGAGGCCGAATCTGTTTAA